One segment of Synechococcus sp. MU1617 DNA contains the following:
- the trpB gene encoding tryptophan synthase subunit beta yields the protein MTSTLPNASTPDPSSLQPAVRPGAHGRFGRFGGQYVPETLMPALAELEQAAAQAWNDPAFTAELNRLLKNYVGRATPLYEAERLTAHYRRADGGPRIWLKREDLNHTGAHKINNALGQALLALRMGKKRIIAETGAGQHGVATATVCARFGLECVIYMGAEDMRRQALNVFRMRLLGATVQPVTAGTATLKDATSEAIRDWVTNVESTHYILGSVAGPHPYPMLVRDFHAVIGEESKQQCQEAFGRLPDVLMACVGGGSNAMGLFHPFVQDTSVRLIGVEAAGDGVATGRHAATITEGRAGVLHGAMSLLLQDGDGQVMEAHSISAGLDYPGVGPEHSYLREIGRAEYAAVTDQQALDALRLVSELEGIIPALETAHAFAWLEQLCPTLADGTEVVINCSGRGDKDVNTVAEKLGDQL from the coding sequence GTGACCAGCACCCTCCCCAACGCCAGCACTCCGGATCCCTCAAGCCTGCAGCCAGCGGTGCGCCCCGGAGCCCACGGTCGCTTTGGACGTTTCGGCGGCCAGTACGTGCCCGAGACCCTGATGCCGGCGTTGGCGGAACTGGAGCAAGCCGCCGCCCAGGCCTGGAATGATCCCGCCTTCACTGCTGAGCTCAATCGCCTGCTCAAGAACTACGTCGGCCGGGCGACACCCTTGTATGAGGCCGAGCGTCTCACCGCCCATTACCGCCGCGCCGACGGTGGCCCCCGCATCTGGCTGAAGCGGGAAGACCTCAACCACACCGGTGCCCACAAGATCAACAATGCCCTGGGGCAGGCCCTGCTGGCGCTGCGCATGGGCAAGAAGAGGATCATTGCCGAAACCGGTGCGGGGCAGCATGGCGTTGCCACGGCCACGGTCTGTGCCCGCTTCGGTTTGGAGTGCGTGATCTATATGGGCGCGGAAGACATGCGCCGTCAGGCCCTCAATGTGTTCCGCATGCGCCTGCTGGGCGCCACGGTGCAACCGGTGACGGCCGGCACCGCCACCCTCAAGGACGCCACCAGTGAAGCCATCCGCGACTGGGTGACCAATGTTGAGTCCACCCACTACATCCTGGGATCCGTTGCGGGTCCGCACCCCTATCCGATGTTGGTGCGGGATTTCCATGCCGTGATCGGAGAAGAGTCCAAGCAGCAGTGTCAGGAGGCCTTCGGTCGGCTGCCCGACGTGCTGATGGCCTGCGTTGGCGGTGGCTCCAATGCCATGGGCCTGTTCCATCCCTTTGTTCAGGACACGTCTGTGCGTCTGATCGGTGTTGAGGCCGCTGGTGATGGTGTGGCCACCGGGCGCCATGCCGCGACGATCACCGAGGGTCGTGCCGGTGTTCTGCATGGCGCCATGAGCCTGCTGCTGCAGGACGGCGATGGTCAGGTGATGGAGGCCCACTCCATCAGTGCAGGTCTTGATTACCCCGGGGTGGGTCCGGAGCACAGCTACCTGCGGGAGATCGGGCGTGCTGAGTACGCCGCAGTCACCGATCAACAGGCCCTCGATGCTCTGCGGCTCGTGAGTGAGCTTGAGGGCATCATTCCGGCCCTGGAAACCGCCCATGCCTTCGCCTGGCTTGAGCAGCTTTGCCCCACCCTGGCCGATGGCACGGAAGTGGTGATCAACTGCTCCGGCCGCGGCGATAAGGACGTCAACACCGTGGCGGAGAAGCTGGGGGATCAGCTCTGA
- a CDS encoding translation initiation factor, producing the protein MPKGGWQEFSSAESLQRPSGAAAEPTAKAQQMVRVQPTRGGKGGKTVTVIRGLELDAAGFKALLKKLKTRIGSGGTAKDGVIELQGDQVDLTLELLSKEGYRPKRAGG; encoded by the coding sequence ATGCCGAAGGGAGGTTGGCAGGAATTCAGCAGTGCCGAGAGCCTGCAGCGACCGAGCGGGGCTGCGGCGGAGCCCACAGCCAAGGCGCAGCAAATGGTGCGGGTGCAGCCCACCCGCGGTGGAAAAGGTGGCAAAACCGTGACGGTGATCCGTGGCCTAGAGCTGGATGCTGCGGGATTCAAGGCGCTGCTGAAGAAGCTCAAAACACGCATCGGCAGTGGCGGCACCGCCAAGGACGGCGTGATCGAACTGCAAGGAGATCAGGTGGATCTGACGCTCGAGCTGCTCAGCAAGGAGGGATATCGGCCGAAACGGGCTGGGGGTTAA
- the cysC gene encoding adenylyl-sulfate kinase has product MTASPTYGELTNKGASTNIAWHEASVGRDERSKQRGHRSTILWFTGLSGSGKSTLANAVNAALFERGLATYVLDGDNIRHGLCKDLGFSDADREENIRRIGEVAKLFLDAGVIVLTAFVSPFRADRDKARGLVEDGDFLEVFCAADLEVCESRDPKGLYAKARAGQIKEFTGISSPYEAPETPELKIDTGKQDLADSVELVIKALQERGVIPAA; this is encoded by the coding sequence ATGACCGCCAGCCCCACCTACGGAGAACTCACTAACAAGGGTGCCTCCACCAACATCGCCTGGCATGAGGCCTCCGTGGGCCGCGACGAGCGCTCGAAGCAGCGCGGTCACCGCAGCACCATTCTTTGGTTCACCGGACTGTCCGGCTCCGGCAAGAGCACCCTGGCCAATGCCGTCAACGCGGCACTGTTTGAGCGGGGACTCGCCACCTATGTGCTGGATGGGGACAACATCCGCCACGGCCTTTGCAAAGACCTGGGCTTCTCCGATGCCGACCGTGAGGAGAACATCCGCCGCATCGGTGAAGTGGCCAAGCTGTTCCTGGATGCGGGCGTAATCGTGCTGACCGCCTTTGTGTCCCCCTTCCGTGCTGATCGAGACAAGGCCCGCGGCCTGGTGGAGGACGGCGACTTCCTCGAGGTGTTCTGCGCCGCTGATCTCGAGGTCTGCGAATCCCGCGATCCCAAGGGCCTTTACGCCAAAGCACGGGCAGGGCAAATCAAGGAATTCACTGGCATCTCCAGCCCCTATGAAGCGCCGGAAACGCCCGAACTGAAGATCGACACCGGCAAGCAGGATCTGGCCGACTCCGTGGAGCTGGTGATCAAAGCGCTCCAGGAGCGTGGGGTGATTCCGGCGGCCTGA
- a CDS encoding AI-2E family transporter, whose amino-acid sequence MTPWPAWLRLGLLLPVLGLNAFVLKRLLIQFAPFPGLFLTAALIAFLLDLPCRWLAQRGLPRAWAIVSVVLVTLGLLVWAAVALVPLLIEQLSQLISASPSLLTAAEQWIDRGQLWALDHGLPADFADLSSDLVAQFSRLATQLSQRLLGLLGATVGTTINVVIVLVLAVFLLLGADPIAAGLLQWLPPRWRGLVGSTLDRTFRGYFAGQVVLALILSAGQLVVFTVLEIPYGVLFAVLIGFTTLIPYASAITIVSVSAVLGLQDPRTGLELLAAAIVVGQIVDQVIQPRLMGSIVGLQPAWLLIALPIGARVGAIYGVGDLLGLLLAVPVASCIKTLADAARAGDGELRPPESPHAPGAL is encoded by the coding sequence ATGACGCCCTGGCCGGCCTGGTTGCGACTCGGTCTTCTGCTGCCGGTGCTGGGCTTGAACGCCTTTGTGCTGAAGCGTTTGCTGATCCAGTTCGCGCCGTTTCCTGGGCTGTTCCTCACCGCGGCTTTGATTGCCTTTTTGTTGGACCTGCCCTGCCGCTGGCTCGCGCAACGGGGGCTTCCCCGGGCCTGGGCCATCGTCAGCGTGGTTCTGGTGACCCTGGGGCTTCTGGTCTGGGCGGCTGTGGCCTTGGTGCCTCTCTTGATTGAACAGCTGAGCCAATTGATCAGTGCTTCGCCGTCTCTGCTCACGGCGGCAGAGCAGTGGATCGATCGAGGTCAGCTCTGGGCGCTTGACCATGGCCTGCCCGCCGATTTCGCTGATCTCAGCAGTGATCTGGTAGCCCAGTTCAGTCGGCTGGCCACGCAGCTGAGCCAGCGCCTGTTGGGCCTGTTGGGGGCAACGGTGGGCACCACGATCAATGTGGTGATCGTGCTGGTGCTGGCGGTGTTTCTGCTGCTGGGGGCGGATCCGATCGCCGCGGGCCTGCTCCAGTGGTTGCCGCCACGCTGGCGTGGACTGGTGGGCTCGACACTGGATCGCACATTCCGCGGCTACTTCGCAGGCCAGGTGGTGTTGGCCCTGATCCTCAGCGCTGGACAACTGGTGGTGTTCACCGTGCTGGAGATTCCCTATGGCGTGTTGTTCGCCGTGCTGATCGGCTTCACAACGCTGATTCCCTACGCCAGTGCGATCACAATTGTTTCCGTGAGTGCCGTGCTGGGGCTGCAGGATCCGCGCACAGGCCTTGAGCTGCTCGCCGCGGCGATAGTCGTCGGTCAGATCGTCGATCAGGTGATCCAACCGCGACTGATGGGCAGCATCGTGGGTTTGCAACCGGCCTGGTTGCTGATTGCCTTGCCCATTGGCGCCCGGGTGGGCGCGATCTATGGCGTGGGGGATCTGTTGGGACTGCTGTTGGCGGTGCCGGTGGCCAGTTGCATAAAAACCCTGGCGGATGCCGCCAGGGCTGGCGACGGCGAACTCAGGCCGCCGGAATCACCCCACGCTCCTGGAGCGCTTTGA
- a CDS encoding oxidoreductase: MSVPVRSTLRSTLLWAVVPAAFVYAVALVWSASEGISAKMVLKDLAQSCKAPLGEGFLSSVGYLLWMAAAAIALFAASTRQIQGSVLNRQFAFCGGGFSLWLCLDDMFLVHDRYLGEAFLYITYAFFTGLLLFRFRGPLRRFGGDTFLVSVVLLGLSVLTDALQGLWPNSYETVQIFEEGFKFLGIAAWLSFWCHYVSSASKPASLEQH, from the coding sequence ATGAGTGTTCCCGTTCGTTCCACCCTGCGTTCCACGCTGCTGTGGGCGGTGGTGCCGGCGGCCTTCGTCTATGCGGTCGCCCTGGTCTGGAGCGCCTCAGAGGGCATCAGCGCCAAGATGGTGTTGAAGGATTTGGCCCAGTCCTGCAAGGCGCCTTTAGGGGAAGGTTTCCTCTCCAGCGTGGGCTATCTGCTTTGGATGGCGGCGGCTGCCATTGCCTTGTTTGCGGCGTCCACCCGGCAGATCCAGGGCTCCGTTCTGAACCGCCAATTCGCCTTCTGTGGGGGTGGTTTCTCGCTTTGGCTCTGCCTAGACGACATGTTCCTTGTGCATGATCGCTACCTCGGCGAGGCCTTCCTCTACATCACCTACGCCTTCTTCACCGGGCTGCTGTTGTTCCGCTTCCGTGGCCCCCTACGGCGCTTCGGTGGCGACACCTTCCTGGTTTCGGTGGTGTTGTTGGGCCTGTCGGTTCTGACCGATGCCCTTCAGGGACTGTGGCCGAATTCCTACGAGACGGTGCAGATCTTTGAGGAGGGTTTCAAGTTCCTCGGGATTGCCGCTTGGCTCAGTTTTTGGTGCCATTACGTCAGTTCCGCTTCCAAGCCGGCCTCCCTTGAGCAGCACTGA